A single window of Prionailurus viverrinus isolate Anna chromosome F1, UM_Priviv_1.0, whole genome shotgun sequence DNA harbors:
- the LOC125155828 gene encoding microtubule-associated proteins 1A/1B light chain 3C-like, whose protein sequence is MQPPQKTQSLRPFKERKSLATRREEVARIQAKFPSKILSRVEHYPRERFLPPLDKTRFLVLQALTMTLFLRIIQSRLVLGASEAFYLLVNNKSLVSMSVTMAEVYRDYQNEDGLVYVTYASQEMFDCLGSRKTLPSSAEHV, encoded by the exons ATGCAGCCTCCACAGAAAACCCAAAGCCTCAGACCCTTCAAGGAGAGGAAGAGTTTAG CAACCAGAAGAGAGGAAGTCGCTAGAATCCAGGCGAAGTTCCCCAGCAAGATCCTG AGTAGAGTGGAGCACTACCCCAGGGAGAGGTTCCTGCCCCCGCTGGACAAGACTCGGTTCCTGGTCCTGCAGGCACTGACCATGACCCTCTTCCTCA GAATCATACA gagCCGCCTGGTCCTGGGGGCCTCTGAAGCCTTTTACTTGCTGGTGAACAATAAGAGCCTGGTCAGCATGAGTGTGACCATGGCAGAGGTCTACAGGGACTATCAGAATGAGGACGGCCTCGTGTACGTGACCTATGCCTCCCAGGAGATGTTCGACTGTCTGGGCTCCAGGAAGACCCTGCCGTCCTCTGCAGAGCATGTCTAG